From Jeotgalibaca dankookensis, one genomic window encodes:
- the nadE gene encoding ammonia-dependent NAD(+) synthetase produces MHPLQKEIIEALKVKPVIKPEEEIEKTIRFMKAYLKAHPFLKAFVLGISGGQDSTLVGKLAQRALAEMRAETGDDSYAFIAVKLPYGIQADAKDVEDALTFIEPDKVLTVNIQLATDAIVSALVENGEVISDFNKGNIKARQRMVVQYAIAGEHNGAVLGSDHAAESVTGFFTKFGDGAADLMPIWRLNKRQGRLLLKTLQSPEHLYEKIPTADLEEERPGFADEEALGVSYEAIDDYLEGKTVTDSEAERIAFWYNRTKHKRHLPITIYDDFWKQ; encoded by the coding sequence ATGCATCCTTTGCAAAAAGAAATTATCGAAGCGTTAAAAGTTAAACCCGTTATAAAGCCAGAAGAAGAAATAGAAAAAACGATTCGCTTTATGAAAGCCTATTTAAAAGCGCATCCCTTTCTAAAAGCCTTTGTTTTGGGGATAAGCGGTGGTCAAGATTCAACCTTAGTCGGTAAATTAGCTCAGCGCGCACTAGCTGAGATGCGAGCTGAAACAGGGGATGACAGTTATGCTTTTATCGCTGTTAAACTGCCTTATGGCATCCAAGCGGATGCAAAAGATGTTGAAGATGCACTAACTTTTATAGAGCCAGACAAAGTCTTAACGGTCAACATTCAACTAGCTACCGATGCAATCGTTTCTGCTTTAGTAGAAAATGGTGAAGTGATTTCTGATTTTAATAAAGGAAATATCAAAGCCAGACAGCGAATGGTTGTTCAATATGCTATTGCTGGTGAACATAATGGGGCCGTTCTTGGTTCCGATCATGCAGCAGAATCAGTAACCGGTTTTTTCACAAAATTTGGGGACGGGGCGGCTGATTTAATGCCTATCTGGCGTTTAAACAAACGACAAGGGCGTCTCCTATTAAAAACGCTCCAAAGTCCGGAACATTTATATGAAAAAATACCCACTGCCGATTTAGAAGAAGAGCGACCAGGCTTTGCAGACGAAGAAGCATTAGGAGTATCTTATGAAGCCATTGACGATTATTTAGAAGGAAAGACTGTCACTGATTCAGAAGCGGAACGTATTGCATTTTGGTATAATCGTACCAAACATAAACGTCATTTACCGATTACAATTTATGATGATTTTTGGAAACAATAA